The following coding sequences lie in one Candidatus Neptunochlamydia sp. REUL1 genomic window:
- a CDS encoding endonuclease III domain-containing protein — MTKEKRASIVRRILNKLFPNPPIPLKHKDHYTLLIAVLLSAQCTDKKVNEITPKLFAKASDPYEMVELTVKQIESIIRPCGLAPTKAKAIHRLSEILIDDYQGKIPRTLEELEALPGVGHKTASVVTIQALKKPAFPVDTHIHRCAKRWGLSCGKSVKQTEKDLKAIFPKTTWKKLHLQIIYYARQYCPAKKHSIDECPICNAISKYN, encoded by the coding sequence ATGACAAAAGAAAAACGTGCCTCCATTGTCCGTCGCATTCTTAACAAACTCTTTCCGAATCCCCCCATTCCCCTTAAACACAAAGATCACTACACCCTCTTGATCGCCGTCCTTCTTTCTGCGCAATGCACCGACAAAAAGGTAAACGAAATCACCCCAAAACTATTTGCAAAAGCAAGTGACCCTTATGAAATGGTTGAACTCACCGTCAAACAGATTGAATCGATCATTCGCCCTTGTGGACTTGCACCGACAAAAGCCAAAGCGATTCATAGACTGTCTGAAATCTTAATTGATGACTATCAAGGAAAAATCCCTCGCACACTAGAAGAGCTTGAAGCACTTCCCGGGGTCGGCCATAAAACCGCATCAGTTGTTACTATTCAAGCCCTAAAAAAGCCTGCATTTCCTGTTGACACCCACATCCATCGATGTGCGAAGCGGTGGGGGCTCAGCTGCGGCAAAAGCGTGAAACAAACCGAAAAAGATCTTAAAGCCATTTTCCCAAAAACAACCTGGAAAAAACTTCACCTTCAAATCATCTACTACGCAAGGCAGTATTGCCCAGCAAAAAAGCATAGCATTGACGAGTGCCCTATTTGCAATGCTATATCTAAATACAATTAA
- a CDS encoding transposase — protein MLRELITDEIWGKIAPLLPAPKGRHGNDDRQFLEAVYWVLRTGAPWRDLPSEFGSWKTIYNRYSRWVKKGHLEKILDFFYK, from the coding sequence ATGTTAAGAGAATTAATTACTGATGAGATCTGGGGAAAAATTGCTCCTTTGTTACCAGCTCCAAAAGGAAGACATGGGAATGATGACAGGCAATTTTTAGAAGCTGTTTATTGGGTGCTAAGAACGGGTGCTCCTTGGAGAGATTTACCCTCAGAATTTGGCTCGTGGAAAACGATATATAACCGTTATAGCCGATGGGTCAAGAAAGGACATTTGGAGAAAATTTTAGATTTTTTTTACAAGTGA